Proteins encoded in a region of the Megalops cyprinoides isolate fMegCyp1 chromosome 3, fMegCyp1.pri, whole genome shotgun sequence genome:
- the stk26 gene encoding serine/threonine-protein kinase 26 — translation MAQSPVAVQVPGMQNSRADPEELFTKLERIGKGSFGEVFKGIDNRTQNVVAIKTIDLEEAEDEIEDIQQEITVLSQCDSPYVTKYYGSYLKGTKLWIIMEYLGGGSALDLLRAGPFDEFQIATMLKEILKGLDYLHSEKKIHRDIKAANVLLSEQGEVKLADFGVAGQLTDTQIKRETFVGTPFWMAPEVIQQSAYDSKADIWSLGITAIELAKGEPPNSDMHPMRVLFLIPKNNPPTLNGDFSKSFKEFVDSCLNKDPAFRPTARELLKHKFIVKNAKKTSYLTELIDRLKRWKAEGHSSDESSSDDSDSESSNKENDLSQPEWSFTTVRKKKPDSKKLSNGTGQELLKSSSLAGVIAPVIMELKLQRGSGEKERGTLEELEKSVRLAEDVCPGITDKMVNRIIDKFKKFSAS, via the exons ATGGCCCAGTCGCCGGTGGCGGTGCAGGTTCCAGGCATGCAG AACAGCCGGGCCGACCCCGAGGAGCTCTTCACCAAGCTGGAGAGGATCGGAAAGGGCTCCTTCGGCGAGGTCTTCAAGGGCATCGACAACCGTACGCAGAACGTGGTGGCCATCAAGACCATCGAcctggaggaggcggaggacgAGATCGAGGACATCCAGCAGGAGATCACCGTGCTCAGCCAGTGTGACAGCCCCTACGTCACCAAGTACTACGGCTCCTACCTGAAG ggCACCAAACTCTGGATCATCATGGAGTACCTGGGAGGGGGCTCGGCTTTGGACCTG ctgcgGGCTGGCCCTTTTGATGAGTTCCAGATTGCCACCATGCTGAAGGAGATTCTGAAGGGGCTGGACTACCTGcactctgagaaaaaaatccacagagaCATCAAag CGGCGAATGTGTTGCtgtcggagcagggagaggtgaAGCTGGCTGACTTTGGCGTGGCTGGGCAGCTGACCGACACGCAGATCAAGAGGGAGACGTTTGTGGGCACTCCCTTCTGGATGGCCCCGGAGGTCATCCAGCAGTCGGCCTACGACTCCAAG GCGGATATTTGGTCCCTGGGCATCACAGCCATTGAGCTCGCCAAGGGGGAGCCCCCCAACTCTGACATGCACCCCATGAGGGTCCTGTTCCTCATCCCcaaaaacaacccccccacTCTTAACGGCGACTTCAGCAAGAGCTTCAAGGAGTTTGTGGACTCGTGCCTGAACAAAGACCCCGCCTTT agacCCACAGCCAGGGAGCTGCTGAAGCACAAATTCATCGTGAAAAACGCCAAGAAAACATCGTACCTGACGGAGCTGATCGACCGTCTGAAACGCTGGAAAGCGGAGGGACACAGCTCTGACGAGTCCAGCTCCGACGACTCTGACTC GGAGTCCAGCAATAAGGAGAATGACTTGTCACAGCCTGAATGGTCCTTCACCACTGTTCGCAAGAAGAAGCCCGACTCCAAGAAGCTGTCAAACGGGACG GGTCAGGAGCTCCTGAAGTCCAGCAGCCTGGCGGGCGTGATCGCTCCTGTGATCATGgag ctgaAGCTGCAGCGTGGGAgtggggagaaggagagaggaaccttggaggagctggagaagagcgtcCGTCTGGCCGAGGACGTCTGCCCAGGCATCACCGACAAGATGGTGAACCGGATCATCGACAAGTTCAAGAA gtTTTCAGCCAGTTAa